A genome region from Chloroflexota bacterium includes the following:
- a CDS encoding serine/threonine protein kinase → MGLKAGDVLAGKFKVVTEIGEGGFGKIYLGYDEGMDRYVAIKELLHESAEVSPEDYEDYKRRFRKEAQVVSKFSHPNVVTAYSLESDDEGDLYLILEYVDGGSLKSLLAQGPLEPARAVAIALDLCEAIDAIWKWDIVHRDIKPSNILLTKEGQAKLTDFGVAQVGHETRRTQEARAHPGTPAYKSPEQASSTGYLDQRSDLYALGLVLYEMLTGKLYLRNRVPPHRLNRKVSRALSAVVMKALQENPADRYQSAQEMRAALQEAIKGGQFANIRSALGTLREIPVRGVAFAMALLALAAAIYLGTRTYDGSRGVTVGLTATAETRRETLRAQLLATPTFTMSPTPVFTDAFEPDDVNPKAIALGETQRHNFYPDGDADRVSFRVKAGRVYGVITSDLAIGVDTVVVVSVAGQRYENDDAQAGSLGSEVYFKALAEAVAVATISNKGVYNPDASYDLTVIELPPTPLPTPTGTQSPSVTPTSTPTPTGTPTTTPTPTPTETRTPTPTSTQTLTPTYTPTPTITRTPIPTETKTPVPTETTAPTRTYTPTATYTPTETSTPTETHTPVPPTPTHTVTPEPTATLEPTPTETSAMSIYLNGNYG, encoded by the coding sequence ATGGGACTGAAAGCAGGGGATGTATTAGCAGGCAAATTCAAGGTAGTCACTGAGATTGGCGAAGGCGGCTTTGGCAAGATATACCTGGGTTACGACGAAGGCATGGATCGCTATGTAGCAATTAAGGAGTTGCTGCATGAGAGTGCCGAGGTAAGCCCCGAGGACTATGAGGACTATAAACGGCGCTTCCGCAAGGAAGCGCAGGTCGTCAGCAAGTTTTCTCACCCCAATGTGGTCACCGCTTATTCGTTAGAATCAGACGACGAAGGCGATCTCTATCTCATCCTGGAGTATGTGGATGGCGGCAGTCTGAAAAGCTTGCTTGCTCAAGGTCCATTGGAGCCAGCCCGCGCAGTAGCCATTGCCCTAGACCTTTGTGAAGCGATTGATGCAATCTGGAAGTGGGACATTGTCCACCGTGATATCAAACCCAGCAATATCCTGCTTACGAAGGAAGGGCAGGCCAAACTTACGGACTTTGGCGTTGCCCAGGTAGGACATGAAACAAGGCGCACGCAGGAAGCACGTGCTCACCCCGGCACTCCGGCGTACAAGTCGCCGGAACAGGCCAGCAGTACCGGCTACTTGGATCAGCGCTCAGACTTGTATGCATTAGGTCTCGTGTTGTATGAAATGCTGACGGGCAAGCTATACTTGCGCAATCGCGTGCCTCCTCACCGTTTGAACCGCAAGGTATCGCGAGCACTAAGCGCGGTGGTGATGAAAGCACTGCAGGAAAATCCTGCTGACCGCTATCAGTCTGCACAAGAGATGCGCGCTGCTTTGCAGGAAGCGATCAAGGGTGGGCAATTTGCCAACATACGTAGCGCATTGGGCACGCTGCGTGAGATTCCTGTGCGCGGTGTTGCTTTTGCCATGGCGTTGCTGGCATTGGCGGCCGCAATCTACCTGGGGACACGAACTTATGATGGGTCGCGTGGCGTGACTGTCGGCTTGACTGCCACAGCGGAAACGCGACGGGAGACATTGCGTGCACAGTTGCTGGCTACGCCCACGTTCACCATGTCGCCTACACCGGTCTTTACGGATGCCTTTGAGCCAGACGATGTCAATCCAAAGGCAATTGCCCTGGGCGAGACCCAGCGACACAACTTCTACCCGGACGGAGATGCGGACCGGGTTAGCTTTCGCGTCAAAGCTGGTCGGGTCTATGGGGTGATTACTAGTGACTTGGCTATTGGTGTGGACACCGTGGTCGTCGTGTCCGTAGCTGGACAGCGCTATGAAAACGATGATGCGCAGGCAGGAAGCCTGGGCTCTGAAGTCTACTTCAAGGCGCTGGCGGAGGCAGTTGCCGTGGCTACAATTAGCAACAAGGGGGTCTATAATCCGGATGCCAGTTATGATTTGACTGTGATAGAACTGCCTCCTACGCCCCTGCCTACGCCAACAGGCACGCAATCGCCATCAGTGACTCCGACAAGCACACCCACGCCGACCGGCACTCCAACGACAACCCCCACGCCTACGCCTACGGAGACCAGAACTCCCACACCGACAAGTACACAGACTCTCACGCCAACCTATACGCCTACACCGACCATTACCAGGACACCTATTCCAACAGAGACCAAGACACCTGTACCGACCGAGACCACTGCACCGACGCGAACATACACGCCAACGGCAACGTACACGCCGACCGAGACATCTACGCCAACGGAGACGCATACACCGGTACCGCCGACACCCACCCATACGGTGACACCTGAGCCAACAGCGACTTTGGAACCTACACCCACAGAAACCTCGGCGATGAGCATCTACCTGAACGGTAACTATGGTTAA